One Clostridiales bacterium DNA segment encodes these proteins:
- a CDS encoding GuaB3 family IMP dehydrogenase-related protein — protein sequence MEIEIGRGKTARRAYGFDDVAIVPSRRTRDPRDVDISWTFTFRGADYSFPLPVLASAMDGVVDPAFAVAMGKLGGLAVLNLEGIQTRYEDPAPQLDAIASFDDEVATAKMQDIYAAEQVKPELITQRVKEIKDGGVIAAASLTPQNVERYIEPALAGGLDILVIQGTVVSAEHKSSYDEPLDLNTFVRDLGIPSIIGGCCSYQGALHLMRAGAVGVLVGVGPGHACTSRRVLGIGVPQCTAIADAAAARMRHLDETGVYSHVIADGGMRTGGDLAKAIAVGADAVMIGSPLAAATEAPGRGYHWGMATFHPDLPRGTRVYAGEKGTLQEVLLGPARQNDGTLNLLGGLRTSMATTGYENLKTFQKAEVMVAPALQTEGKALQHSQRVGMGR from the coding sequence ATGGAGATCGAGATCGGACGTGGCAAGACTGCCCGCAGGGCGTACGGATTCGATGACGTGGCCATCGTGCCTTCCCGTCGTACGCGTGATCCGCGTGACGTCGACATCTCGTGGACGTTTACCTTCCGCGGCGCCGACTACTCGTTCCCGCTTCCGGTGCTCGCCTCTGCGATGGATGGCGTCGTCGACCCCGCGTTCGCGGTCGCGATGGGCAAGCTCGGCGGACTTGCGGTGCTGAATCTCGAAGGTATCCAGACCCGCTACGAGGACCCCGCGCCGCAGCTCGACGCGATCGCGTCTTTCGATGACGAGGTCGCGACCGCCAAGATGCAAGACATCTACGCCGCCGAGCAGGTCAAGCCGGAGCTCATCACCCAACGTGTCAAGGAGATCAAGGACGGCGGAGTCATTGCCGCCGCCTCACTCACCCCGCAAAACGTCGAGCGCTACATTGAGCCCGCGCTCGCCGGCGGTCTTGACATCCTTGTCATTCAGGGCACGGTCGTCTCGGCGGAACACAAGTCGAGCTACGATGAGCCACTCGACCTGAACACGTTCGTGCGCGACCTCGGCATTCCGTCCATCATCGGGGGGTGTTGCAGCTACCAGGGCGCGCTTCACCTCATGCGCGCGGGTGCCGTCGGAGTCCTCGTGGGTGTAGGCCCGGGTCACGCGTGCACGTCCCGGCGGGTACTCGGTATCGGGGTTCCGCAGTGCACCGCAATCGCGGATGCCGCCGCTGCCCGGATGCGCCACCTCGACGAGACGGGCGTCTACAGCCACGTCATTGCGGACGGGGGGATGCGTACCGGCGGCGATCTCGCCAAGGCGATCGCTGTGGGCGCGGACGCGGTCATGATCGGCTCGCCGCTCGCCGCGGCCACCGAGGCTCCCGGCCGGGGTTACCACTGGGGGATGGCGACGTTCCACCCGGATCTGCCGCGCGGTACTCGCGTGTACGCTGGCGAGAAAGGCACGCTGCAAGAGGTTCTGCTAGGCCCAGCGCGTCAGAATGACGGCACGTTGAACCTGCTCGGGGGCTTGCGCACTTCCATGGCGACGACCGGATACGAGAACCTCAAGACGTTCCAGAAGGCCGAGGTCATGGTGGCGCCGGCGCTTCAGACCGAGGGTAAGGCCCTCCAGCACTCTCAGCGCGTGGGTATGGGCCGGTAG